From Haemorhous mexicanus isolate bHaeMex1 chromosome 1, bHaeMex1.pri, whole genome shotgun sequence, one genomic window encodes:
- the LOC132338901 gene encoding cytochrome c1, heme protein, mitochondrial isoform X2, with protein MAALRGLRGLPGLRLLPGPPRPGPAPRALLRPAGGPGRGPATVSLSSFPGRPRSRWSLAVLGALAGGGSLAVALSLSLGGGPLSAGELELHPPSLPWSHGGYLSALDHASVRRGFQVYRQVCSACHSMEYLAFRNLIGVTHTEAEAKALAEEVEVQDGPDENGEMFMRPGKISDYFPKPYPNPEAARAANNGALPPDLSYIVNARHGGEDYVFALLTGYCDAPAGVSLREGLHYNPYFPGQAIGMAPPIYDEVLEYDDGTPATMSQIAKDVCTFLRWAAEPEHDHRKKMGLKLLLISGLLMPLLYYMKRHKWSVLKSRKIVYRPPK; from the exons ATGGCGGCGCTGCGGGGCCTGCGGGGCCTGCCGGGGCTGCGGCTGCTCCCGGGCCcgccgcggcccggcccggctccccGCGCGCTGCTGCGCCCCGCCGGCGgccccggccgcggccccgccacG gtgtccctgtcgTCGTTCCCGGGCCGTCCCCGCTCCCGGTGGTCCCTGGCCGTGCTGggggccctggcagggggggggtccctggcggtggccctgtccctgtccctcggGGGGGGCCCCCTGAGCGCgggggagctggagctgcacccCCCGAGCCTGCCCTGGAGCCACGGCGGCTACCTGAGCGCTCTGGACCACGCCAG TGTCCGCAGGGGGTTCCAGGTGTACCGCCAGGTGTGCTCTGCCTGTCACTCCATGGAGTATTTGGCCTTCCGGAACCTCATCGGCGTCACCCACACCGAGGCCGAGGCCAAGGCGCTGGCAGAGGAG gtggagGTCCAGGACGGCCCTGATGAGAACGGGGAGATGTTCATGCGCCCCGGGAAGATCTCGGATTATTTCCCCAAGCCCTACCCCAACCCCGAGGCCGCGCGGGCGGCCAACAACGGCGCGCTGCCCCCCGACCTGAGCTACATCGTCAACgccag GCACGGGGGCGAGGATTACGTGTTCGCCCTGCTCACCGGGTACTGTGACGCCCCCGCGGGGGTCTCGCTGAGGGAGGGGCTCCATTACAACCCCTACTTCCCCGGCCAGGCCATCGGCATGGCCCCCCCCATCTACGACGAGGTGCTGGAGTACGACGACG GGACCCCGGCCACCATGTCCCAGATCGCCAAGGACGTTTGCACCTTCCTGCGCTGGGCGGCCGAGCCCGAGCACGACCACCGCAAAAAGATGGGGCtcaag ctgctgctgatctcGGGGCTCCTCATGCCCCTGCTGTACTACATGAAGCGACACAAGTGGTCGGTGCTCAAGAGCAGGAAGATCGTTTATCGGCCCCCCAAGTAG
- the LOC132338901 gene encoding uncharacterized protein LOC132338901 isoform X1 has translation MAALRGLRGLPGLRLLPGPPRPGPAPRALLRPAGGPGRGPATVSLSSFPGRPRSRWSLAVLGALAGGGSLAVALSLSLGGGPLSAGELELHPPSLPWSHGGYLSALDHASVRRGFQVYRQVCSACHSMEYLAFRNLIGVTHTEAEAKALAEEVEVQDGPDENGEMFMGTLLSLSLLSLCLTCPCCPCPCCPCPCCPCLSPVSHLCLTCLTCAGGGPGRPRRERGDVHGDPAVPVPAVPVSHLSLTCLCLTCVSPVSPVQVEVQDGPDKNGEMFMGALLSLSLLFLCLTCVSPVSHLSLLSLSLLSLCLTCPCCPCPCCPCVSPVSHLSVSHLCLTCLTCAGGGPGRP, from the exons ATGGCGGCGCTGCGGGGCCTGCGGGGCCTGCCGGGGCTGCGGCTGCTCCCGGGCCcgccgcggcccggcccggctccccGCGCGCTGCTGCGCCCCGCCGGCGgccccggccgcggccccgccacG gtgtccctgtcgTCGTTCCCGGGCCGTCCCCGCTCCCGGTGGTCCCTGGCCGTGCTGggggccctggcagggggggggtccctggcggtggccctgtccctgtccctcggGGGGGGCCCCCTGAGCGCgggggagctggagctgcacccCCCGAGCCTGCCCTGGAGCCACGGCGGCTACCTGAGCGCTCTGGACCACGCCAG TGTCCGCAGGGGGTTCCAGGTGTACCGCCAGGTGTGCTCTGCCTGTCACTCCATGGAGTATTTGGCCTTCCGGAACCTCATCGGCGTCACCCACACCGAGGCCGAGGCCAAGGCGCTGGCAGAGGAG gtggagGTCCAGGACGGCCCTGATGAGAACGGGGAGATGTTCATGgggaccctgctgtccctgtccctgctgtccctgtgtctcacctgtccctgctgtccctgtccctgctgtccctgtccctgctgtccctgtctctcacctgtgtctcacctgtgtctcacctgtctcacctgtgcaggtggagGTCCAGGACGGCCCCGACGAGAACGGGGAGATGTTCATGgggaccctgctgtccctgtccctgctgtccctgtgtctcacctgtctctcacctgtctgtgtctcacctgtgtctcacctgtctcacctgtgcaggtggagGTCCAGGACGGCCCCGACAAGAACGGGGAGATGTTCATGggggccctgctgtccctgtccctgctgttcctgtgtctcacctgtgtctcacctgtgtctcacctgtccctgctgtccctgtccctgctgtccctgtgtctcacctgtccctgctgtccctgtccctgctgtccctgtgtctcacctgtctctcacctgtctgtgtctcacctgtgtctcacctgtctcacctgtgcaggtggagGTCCAGGACGGCCCTGA